One Aneurinibacillus migulanus genomic region harbors:
- a CDS encoding AbrB/MazE/SpoVT family DNA-binding domain-containing protein: MKKIHISKVDGNGGVVLPKEIQKHIESGVVEVIVEDDKVILKKVAPDYGFTWNGRNPSA; encoded by the coding sequence ATGAAGAAAATACATATTTCCAAAGTTGATGGGAATGGAGGAGTCGTTCTTCCAAAAGAAATTCAGAAGCATATAGAGAGTGGGGTAGTAGAAGTTATTGTAGAAGACGACAAGGTAATTCTGAAAAAAGTTGCTCCAGATTATGGATTTACATGGAATGGAAGGAACCCATCGGCTTAG
- a CDS encoding GerAB/ArcD/ProY family transporter has translation MNTAEKKSITLTQYILTIHGVQMGQDVLTLPSDVARIADTDGWISVIIGWIITMVVSLCIVRIMAKHPGDTFLDVLAKYFGKWMGTACIVIWILYSLLAVIVLLYFTVLILQIFILPQTPSYILVLLCIVPVYMVIRGGTRILGRYAVFVFFFTLWIPVLLLIPLGDAHSVFLLPVLKEGIFPILYSIKNTVLVFVGFEIAFILYPYLKHKQMAAKGIIIANSLSLTVYLLITLACFVYFSPNEITQYPWSTLTLVKPIQFPFLERFEIIFLSFFLFLFSTSIIPYAFSVTNSVEQIFNKKDWQLPIYILLLLLLVASFFFKLNYNRLETLRTWWGWSGVAVAYAFPVVIFLYITVYAYLKNKRN, from the coding sequence ATGAATACCGCCGAGAAGAAAAGTATAACATTAACCCAATATATTCTAACCATTCACGGAGTACAGATGGGCCAAGATGTCCTAACGCTTCCTTCAGATGTAGCAAGGATAGCAGATACAGATGGATGGATTTCCGTTATTATTGGCTGGATTATAACTATGGTTGTAAGTTTATGTATTGTGCGTATTATGGCAAAACATCCAGGGGATACTTTCCTGGACGTGCTCGCAAAATATTTTGGGAAATGGATGGGGACAGCTTGTATAGTCATTTGGATTTTATATTCTCTTCTAGCCGTTATTGTGCTTCTCTATTTTACAGTATTGATTCTTCAAATATTCATTTTGCCTCAAACACCTAGTTATATATTAGTGCTCCTCTGTATAGTACCCGTTTATATGGTTATCCGTGGCGGGACTCGGATATTAGGGCGTTATGCAGTGTTCGTTTTTTTCTTTACGCTTTGGATACCTGTATTGTTATTAATACCATTAGGAGATGCACATTCAGTTTTTTTATTACCAGTACTAAAAGAAGGGATATTTCCCATCTTGTACTCAATAAAAAATACTGTATTAGTATTTGTTGGTTTCGAAATAGCGTTTATTCTTTATCCTTATTTAAAACATAAACAGATGGCAGCAAAAGGAATTATTATTGCGAATAGCTTGTCTCTAACTGTTTATCTTCTCATTACCTTGGCCTGTTTTGTTTATTTTAGCCCAAATGAAATTACCCAATATCCATGGTCGACGCTTACGCTTGTAAAACCCATTCAGTTCCCATTTCTTGAACGATTTGAAATCATTTTTTTGTCATTTTTTCTTTTCCTGTTTTCAACATCAATTATTCCTTACGCCTTTTCAGTTACAAATAGTGTGGAGCAAATTTTTAATAAAAAAGATTGGCAGCTGCCTATATATATCTTATTGCTTCTTTTGCTTGTCGCATCCTTCTTTTTCAAACTAAACTATAATAGGCTTGAAACATTACGCACATGGTGGGGCTGGTCTGGTGTTGCTGTTGCCTATGCCTTTCCGGTTGTAATTTTTTTGTATATTACAGTCTATGCGTATTTGAAAAATAAACGTAACTGA
- a CDS encoding alpha/beta-type small acid-soluble spore protein, giving the protein MAQQQSRNTNNLVAPQARAALDQMKYEIASSFGVQLGPDTTSRQNGSVGGEITKRLVQMAEQQLGGRIQ; this is encoded by the coding sequence ATGGCTCAACAACAAAGCAGAAACACCAACAATTTAGTCGCTCCACAAGCGCGTGCAGCACTGGATCAAATGAAGTACGAAATCGCTTCTTCGTTCGGAGTACAACTCGGCCCGGATACAACCTCTCGTCAGAATGGTTCCGTTGGTGGTGAAATTACAAAACGTCTTGTCCAAATGGCCGAGCAGCAATTAGGTGGACGTATTCAGTAG
- a CDS encoding DUF2512 family protein → MTTLLMKIIMCPLVVILASYLFPNVNYSALSQPIVVGLVLALAGTMMEYLFLREGTLWMNTGMDFVASSVIVYFMTLFFIGARVTVLGAILTGLLLAITEHFTHVYLIQSGKTRKIPT, encoded by the coding sequence TTGACCACTCTTTTAATGAAAATTATCATGTGCCCGCTAGTTGTTATCCTGGCCTCCTATCTATTTCCCAACGTAAACTATTCTGCCCTTTCTCAACCTATCGTCGTCGGTTTGGTTTTAGCCCTAGCTGGAACGATGATGGAGTATCTGTTTTTACGCGAAGGAACACTTTGGATGAATACAGGTATGGACTTTGTTGCCTCCTCTGTTATTGTTTACTTTATGACTTTATTTTTTATCGGAGCTAGAGTGACTGTACTCGGTGCTATACTTACCGGCCTGTTGTTAGCAATTACTGAGCACTTTACGCACGTATATCTCATTCAAAGCGGCAAAACAAGAAAAATCCCCACATAA
- the lepB gene encoding signal peptidase I has product MKVVKELRSWMGPIGIGFIASVFISIFVFQPYKVEGHSMDPTLHDQERIYVSKLSHTFSKLPDYGDIVVIDSRVDRDRTFKDSIVEHPFFQLIAGNTNEEIFYVKRVIGKPGDILEFKNHKVYRNGEAIQEPYIKEAMEFESDKKWVVPDDHIFVMGDNRNNSNDSRNIGFIPLDHFMGIKKLP; this is encoded by the coding sequence ATGAAAGTAGTAAAAGAACTTAGGAGTTGGATGGGTCCAATTGGAATTGGTTTTATAGCATCAGTATTTATTAGCATATTTGTTTTTCAGCCTTATAAGGTGGAAGGGCATTCCATGGATCCTACTCTGCATGACCAGGAGCGAATATATGTTTCGAAACTATCACATACGTTTTCCAAACTTCCTGACTATGGTGATATTGTTGTTATTGACAGCCGTGTTGATCGAGATCGTACTTTTAAAGATAGCATTGTAGAACATCCATTTTTTCAACTTATCGCTGGAAATACAAATGAAGAAATTTTTTATGTAAAAAGAGTGATTGGTAAACCAGGAGACATATTAGAATTTAAAAATCACAAAGTGTATCGAAATGGGGAAGCAATACAAGAGCCTTATATTAAGGAAGCGATGGAGTTTGAATCAGACAAAAAATGGGTTGTTCCAGACGATCATATTTTTGTGATGGGGGATAATCGAAATAATAGCAATGATAGTAGAAACATTGGCTTTATCCCTCTTGATCACTTTATGGGTATTAAGAAATTACCGTAA